The Candidatus Rokuibacteriota bacterium genomic sequence GGCCGGCAGGAGCGGACCGGCCCCCGGTAGTCCGAGACGGTTCTCCAGCAAATCCTTGAAGGAGAACTTCTTTCGCGGGTAGACGAGCTTCGGCCGTCCCGGAATATTGGCCAGCTTGCCCGCGGCCTCGACGGCATCCTCGAAGCCGCCCATCTCGTCGACCATCTTGAGCGCCAGTGCCTGCTGGCCGGAGTAGATCCGGCCTTCGGCAAACGCCAGCACTTCCTTTCGCTCGAGGCCCCGCCCTTCGGCGACGGCGTCCACGAACTGCGAGTAGACGTCGTCGAGCAGCGCTTGCAGCATCTTCCGCTCCTCGGGGCTCATGGTGCGGGCGAAGTTGCCCACGTCCTTATACGCGCCCGCCTTGACGACGACGTACTCGACGCCGACCTTCTTCAGCAGTCCCTCGATGTTGGCCATCTGCATGACCACGCCGATGGAGCCGGTCAGCGTGCCGGGATTCGCGTAGATCCTGTCGGCGGCCGCCGCGACGTAGTACCCGCCCGAGGCGGCCACCGCACCAAGGGTCGCGACCACAGGCTTGCCGGCCTTTCTCGCGCGCTGGATGGCGGCGAAAATCTCCTGCGTCGGAGCGACCACACCGCCCGGGCTGTTGACGCGGAGGACGACCGCCTTGATCGACGGATTCTCCGCGTGCTCGCGGAGCTCGCGAACGGCGGCCGTGCCGTCCACGATGATGCCCTCTATCTCCACCACGCCAACCTTCGCTCCGCCCGTGGGCAGCCCATCCTCGCTGACCGTCGCCATGAGAACCCAGATCGTGCCGAGGAACAGCACGAGGATCCCCACGCCTACTCCGATCGCGACCAGAGCGACGCGGCCGCGGGATGTCACCTGTCGCCCCCCACGAGCGGTCTACTCCTCATCCTCATCGAGGTCCTCGCCGCCACGCCGCTTCCGCCCCTTGCCGCGGCCGCGGGTATCCGCTTGCGACGGTTCCTCCAGGATGGCCGCCGCCAGGTCCTTGAGGCTGAGCCCTATGCGCCGCTCGTTGGGATCGACGCGTATCACCATCAGCGTGAGCTCGTCACCCACGTTGACGAGGTCGGAGGGCGAGGCAATGGGACGGCTCGACATCTGGGAGATGTGGAGGAGCCCATCCACGCCGGGCTCGAGCTCGACGAATGCGCCGAAGTCGGTCAGCCGCACGATCTTGCCGGTGACGCGAGAGCCCATGGGATAGCGCTGGGAGACAGATTCCCACGGATCGGGCTGGATCTGCTTGAGGCCCAGGGAGATTCGCTTGTTGTCCCTGTCCACGTTGAGGACCTGCGTATCGACGGACTGCCCCTTCTTGAGGATCTCCGACGGGTGCCCGATATTGCGGGTCCAGGACATGTCGGAGATGTGCAGCAGGCCGTCCACGCCGGGCTCGAGCTCGACGAAGGCGCCGAAGTCGGTCAGGTTGCGCACCTTGCCCTCGACCCGCTCGCCCGGCTTGTAGCGCTCCTCGATGGTCGCCCACGGGTCGGCCTCGACCTGCTTCATGCCGAGCGAGATGCGCTTGGTGGCCTTGTTCACGTCGAGCACCATGACGTCCACCATGTCGCCGACGTTAACGAGTTTCGAGGGGTGTCGCACGCGGCGCGTCCACGACATCTCGGACACGTGCACGAGCCCTTCGACTCCGGGCTCGAGCTCGACGAAGGCGCCGTAATTGGTCAGGCTCACCACCCGCCCCTGCGCCTTGGCACCCACCGGGTAGCGCTCGTCCACGACGGCCCAGGGGTCGGACGACTTCTGCTTGTAACCGAGCGAGACGCGCCCGGTCTCCCGATCGAAGTGCAGCACGACGACCTCGACCTGGTCGCCGATCTGGAAGATCTCCGACGGGTGTCCGACCCTGCCCCAGGACATGTCGGTCACGTGCAGGAGGCCGTCGATTCCGCCCAGGTCGATGAAGGCGCCGTAGTCGGTGATGTTCTTGACGGCGCCCGTGAGCACCATGCCCTCCGAGAGCACCGAGAGCGTGTGCTTCCGCTTCTCCTCGCGCTCCTCCTCCAGTACGGCGCGCCTGGACAGGACGACGTTGCCGCGCCGCCGGTTGAGCTTGATGACCTTCGCGCGGATCATCTGCCCGAGCATCGAGGCGAGGTTCTTGACCGGCCTCAGGTCCACCTGCGACCCGGGGAGGAAGGCGCGGACGCCCACGTCGACCGAGAGCCCGCCCTTGACCACCTCGATCACCTTGCCCTCGACGGGGGTGCCGCTGTCGTGAGACTTGGAGATGGCGTCCCAGACCTTGATCTTGTCCGCCTTGTCCTTGCTGAGGACGATCAGCCCTTCGCTGTCCTCCTTGGATTCGAGGTAGACCTCGATCTCGTCGCCGACCTTTGGGAGAGTGCCGGCGTGCCGGAACTCCTCCATGGCGATGGTTCCCTCGCTCTTGTAGCCGATGTCCACGAGCACCTCGCTGTCGCGGACCTCGACGACCCTGCCGCGGACGACCTCCCCTTCCTCGATGTCGCCCACGCCGCGGTTGAACCAGTCCTCCATACTCTCCTCGGGGGCCTCTGCCACCTCCTCCTGCGCCCCCTCGAGGACTTTCGCCTTCCGGTTCTCCGTCTCCATAATGCGGTGCTTCCTCCCTTGGTGGATATCGCCGGTGCGTCGCCTGAGCGGCCGCCCCTGACGTCGATGCTAGCGCTGCTGTTGGTCCCTCAACTGCGCGATCCCGCGCATCATCTCCTCGGCAGCCTCCCGGTAGCGCTCCTTGCGGCCGGCGCCGATCTGGGCCTTGAAGTGTATCGCGGGTCCGAAGCTCACGCTCACTTGGCTGCGCCGGGGCCAGGTCGCGCCCTTGGGCAGGGCCTCGAGGGTGCCCGAGACGTACGCGGGCACCACGGGCGCCCCGCTCGTGACCGCGAGCATCCCGACGCCGGGCTTTCCTTCCCCGAGGCGGCCGTCCAGGCTACGCGTCCCCTCCGGAAACACCAAGAGCGCCTTTCCTTCTTCGAGCAACAGCGCGGCTGTTCTGAGCGCGCGCGGGTCCGAGCCCTCGCGGCGCACGGGCCGTGCGTGGAGAGCCCGGAGGAGCCACCCGAAGACGGGGATCCGGAACAGCTCCGCCTTCGCGAGGAAGTAGATCCGGCGCCGCGTCGCCCCGCCGATCAACGGCGGATCGAGGATGCTCTGGTGGTTCGAGACGATGAGCGCCGGCCCGGAGGACGGGACGTGCTCCGCCCCTCTCACGCGGAGGCCGAACCACGCCCGCATCACGAACACGACCAGCGGCTTCAGGATCCCGTACAGCACCGCGCCTGCTCCACCGCCTCGAGGATCCGCTGCACCACCGCCTCCGGCGAGAGCGCCGTCGAGTCGACCGTCACCGCGCCCGCGGGCTTGCGGAGCGGCGCGAGCTCCCGCTCCATGTCCTGACGGTCGCGCAAGGCGACCTCGGCCTTCACGCTTTCGTAGTCGGCGGGCAGGCCGCGCGTGGCCAGCTCGTCGCGGCGGCGGCGGGCCCGCTCGGCAAGATCCGCGTCCAGGTAGACCTTGACCTCGGCGTCGGGGCAGACCACGCTACCCGTGTCCCGGCCCTCGAGGACGACCCCACCCGCCGCTGCTAAGCCCCGCTGGAGCGGCGTCATCTTGTCGCGCACCGCTCTGAGCACCGTCAGTCTCGACGTAGTCAAAGCGATCTCGGGCGTCCTGATCTCGGCTGTGACGTCGCGGCCGTTGACGAGCACGCGCCCGCCGGTGCTGGAGTCGGCCAGCTCGACGGTCGTCCGGGCCAGCAGCGCTCCGACGCCCTGCTCGTCCTCCGGCGCCACGCCCGCCTGCATGAGCGCCCACGCCAGCGCCCGGTACAGCGCGCCCGTGTCCACGAGCCTGAAGCCGAGCCGCCGGGCAACCTCGCGGGCGGTGGTGGACTTGCCCGCGCCGGCCGGGCCGTCGATAGTGATGACGGGATCGCGGCGGCAGGTCACGGCAGCTCTTCCACGCAGGGTGCGCCGGCGAGCGCGTTGACCGTCTCGACAAAACCGGGGTATGAGGTCCCGATGCATCCGGTGTCTTCGACGATCGTCTCTCCCTCCGCGACGAGGCCGGCCACGACCAGCGCCATCGCCATGCGATGGTCGCCGCCGCTCTGGACGGTAGCGCCGCGAAGCCGCGCGCCGCCCTCGATCTCAAGCCCGTCGGGCGCTTCGGTGATGTGCGCACCCAGCGTGCCGAGCTCCGTGGCGATCGAGCGGATGCGGTCCGATTCCTTCACGCGCAGCTCCGCTGCGTCGGTGATCCGCGTGCGTCCCTCCGCCATGCACGCCGCCACCGCGAGCACGGGCACCTCGTCGATGAGGCGCGGGATCATCGGGCCGCCCACGAGCGCGCCGCGGAGAGTCGCGCTGCGGGTCGTGAGGTCGGCGACGGGCTCGCCCGCCGCCAGGGCGGCGTGGCTCCGGCCTACCGGGGCGCCCATCGACTCGAGCGCGTCGAGGAGCCCCGCGCGCGTCGGGTTGACACCCACGCCCGTGACCGTGATCTCCGCCCCCCGCGCGATCGTGCCGGCTACCAGCAGGAAGGCCGCGGAGGAGATGTCCCCCGGGACGGCGACACCCTGTCCGCGAAGCTCCGCCCCCGGCGTGAGCGTGACGGTCGTGCCGTCAACCGACAGCCTCGCCCCGAAGCCCGTCAGCATGCGCTCGGTGTGGTCCCGCGAGCGCACAGGCTCCGTGACGGTGACGGCCCCGTCCGCCCAGAGACCGGCCAGCAGCAGCGCCGTCTTGACCTGGGCTGAGGCGACGGGTGAGTCGAAGGCAATCGCCTTGAGCGGCCTCGCCCCTCGCACTCCCAGCGGCAGGCGCGAGCCGTCCTCGCGGCCGACCACCGTGGCGCCCATGCGCGTCAGGGGTAGGCCGACCCGCCTCATGGGCCGCCGCCGCAGCGAGTCGTCGCCCGTCAGAAAGGTCCAGAAGGGCTGTCCCGCGAGGACGCCCATGAGCAGGCGGACCGCTGTGCCCGAATTGCCGAGGTCGATGACCTGCTCGGGCTCGCGCAGGCCGAAGAGCCCGGCGCCGTCAACGAGGTAGTGCCCTGGGCCCTTTCGCGTCACGAGGACGCCGAGGGCGCGGACCGCCTTGAGCGTGTTCAGGCAGTCCTCGCCCTCGAGGTAGCCCGTGATCTCCGTGCGTCCCGAGGCGATCGCGCCGAAGAGGGCCGCCCGGTGAGAGATGGACTTGTCCCCCGGCACCTGGACCGTGCCGCTGAGCCGCTTTGGAGCCCGCACGCGGATCCGCATCACCCAAGCCTCGCCCGGACCATGCGGATGCGCTCCAGCTCGGCCTCGATGCGCGGTGCGTCGCCTGAGCGCAGCACGCGCTCGAGATCGCCCAGCGCCGCCCGGAAGGCCGCGACGGCTTCGGCCAGCGCTTCGCGGTTCTCCTCGAAGATCTCCCTCCAGACAGTCGGGCTCGACGCCGCGATGCGTGTGGTGTCCTTGAAGCCCCGCGCGGCCACGTCGAAGAACTGCGAATCCATCCGGACCACGGCATCCACCAGCGCGGCGGCCACGAGGTGCGGTAGGTGGCTGATGGCGGCCACGGCCCGGTCGTGGGTGGCGGGATCCATGGTGACGACTCGCCCGCCGGCCGCTTCCCAGAATTCCGTGACGCGCTTGACGGCGTCCCGCGCGGTGCGGTCGGTGGGCGTGAGGATGATCGTGGCGCCCCGGAAGAGATCCGCGCGGGCGACCGCGAAGCCCGAGAGGTTCGATCCCGCCATGGGGTGGCTGCCCACGAAGTCGAGCGGCCTCCCAGCGCAGAGCGTCTCGGCGACGCGCACGATCGCGGCCTTCGTGCTGCCGACGTCGGTGATGAGGGCCTGCGGCTCGGCTGCCTGCCACACGGCGGGCAGCTGATGCTCGAGGGTGGCGACGGGGGTCGCCAGGACGACCATGTCGGCGCCCGTCAGGCCGTCTCGAAGATCGGTCGTGACGCGGTCGACGGCCCCCTCGCTGAGCGCCGGCGCCAGGCTCGCGGGATTGCGGCCGACCCCCACGATCTCCCGCGCCAGCGATTCGGCGCGAGCCGCCTTGGCCACGGAACCGCCGAGGAGCCCCAGCCCGACAATGGCGAGGCGGCGGATCACCCGACCTTGCCCTCCGCCAGGACCTTCTTCAGCGCCTTGATCAGGCGCCGATTTTCCTCAGGCGTGCCGATGGTCACGCGGAGCGCAGTCTCCATGCCGAAGCTCGACATGGGGCGCACGATCACGCCCTCCTTCAAAAGGCGCTGGAAGACGTCGCTGCCGCTCCGGGCCACGTCGAGAAGGATGAAGTTGGCGCGCGAGGGCACGTACTTGAGCTCCATCGAGGTGAACTCGTCGCACAGGAAGTGCCGTCCGGCTTCGTTCATCCGCAGGCACTCGAGGATGTGCGAGTCGTCCTCGAGGGCTGCCAACGCGGCCACCTGGGCGAGCGAGTTGACGTTGAAGGGCTGCCGGATCCGGTTGAGAAGGGCGACGCAGTCGGGGTCCGCGATCGCGTAACCCACACGAAGCCCCGCGAGGCTCGCGGCCTTGGAGAAGGTCCGCAGCACGGCGACCTTGCGGCCCTGCTTCATGTACTGGACCGAGTCGGGGAAGTCCGGCCCCTGGGCGAACTCGAAGTAGGCCTCGTCGAAGACCACGATGACCTTGTCCGGCACGCGCGCCATGAAGGCCGCGACCTCCTCCGCCGTCACGAGGGTCGCCGTCGGATTGTTCGGGTTGGCGATGAACACGATCTTCGTCATCGGCGTGATCGCGCGCGCCATGGCCTCGAGGTCCAGCCGGTGGTCCTTCAGGGTGACAACTACCCGGATACCACCGGCGGCTTGGACGATCATGGGGTAGACGACGAAGGACGGATGCGGGATGATCGCCTCCTCGCCCGGCCGCAGGAAGCCCCGCACGAGCAGCTCGATCAGCTCGTTGGAGCCGTTGCCCATGATGATGTGCTCCGGCGTGAGCCCGTGACGCCGCGCCAGCGCGCTACGCAGGTAGTGGGCGCTGCCGTCGGGGTAGCGGTTCAGATGAGCCAGCGCCTCCGAGATGGCCTTGAGGACGCGCTCCGAGGGCGGCAGCGGGTTCTCGTTCGAGGCGAGCTTGATGACGTCGGTCAGGCCGAACTCGCGCTCGAGCTCCTCGATCGGCTTCCCCGGCTCGTAGGGGTCGATCCCGAGGATGTGGTCGTTGGCGAGGGATTCCCAGGACACAGGCATGCGGGGCTCCTTAGGCGGCCGGGTAGGATCCGAGGATCTTCAGGAACTGGCAGCGCTCCTTGACCTCGTCGAGAACAGCCCGGACGTCATCGGTATCGCGGTGACCCTCGAAGTCGACGAAGTTCACGTACTCCCAGGGGCGCCGCTTGGTTGGTCGCGATTCGATCTTGGTCATGTTGAGCCGGCGCGCGGCGAAGGGCTGGAGGATGCTGTACAGCACGCCCGGCTCGTTCTTCATCGAGAAAAGGATGGAGGTCTTGTCCCGCCCCGTGGCGCCGACCGGGCGGCGTCCGATCACCAGGAAGCGCGTGGTGTTGTATGGGTTGTCCTCGATGCGCTTCTGCAGCACGGGCACGTCGTACGTGCGGGCGGCCAGCTCCGAGGCGACGGCCGCCACCGTGGGGTCGTCCTTCGCGCGCTCGGCCGCCGCGGTCGTCGACGGCATCTCCTCGGTGCGGGCGTCGGGCAGGTGCGCCAGCAGCCACTGCCGGCACTGCGCGAGCGCCTGGGGGTGGGAACAGACGACCTTGACCTCGCCGAGTTCGCCGGCCCTCGACAGCAGGTGCTGGCTGATCTCGAGCGTGAGCTCGCCCGCGATCAGGGCCTCCGAGTCGATGAGGCGGTCGAGCGTGACGTTGACCGGCCCTTCGGTCGAGTTCTCGACCGGCACCACGCCGTATTCCGCGCGCCCCCGCTCGACCTCCTCGAAGACGTCCGCGATGGTCTTGAGCGGGATGAGTTGGGCCGAGGTCCCGAAACGGCGCATCGCCGCGGCGTGGGTGAAGGTGCCGGCGGGACCGAGGTACCCGACGGGCAGCGGATTCTCGAGGGCGAGGGAGGCCGAGAGGATCTCCCGCCAGACGGCGCGGACCGCCTCAGCGCTCAGGGGGCCTCGATTCAGCGCGGCGAGGCGCTCCAGGACCTGGGCCTCGCGCTCCGGGACAAAGTACGGCCTGTCCTGCTGCCGCTTGAGCTCGCCGATCTGAAGGGCGGCGTGTCCGCGCTGGTTGAGAAGGTTGAGGATCTGCTCGTCGAGGTCGTTGATCCTGGATCGCCAGTCGTCCAGGTCCATGAAGGGCTCCTGATGCGGATCTATCGGTGAATCCTGGCTAGTATAGGCGAAGCGCCCTGGTCGCGCAAGCTCCGAAGCCCAACGAGCTCCGCGGCGCTTAGGGCGCGCGTGTGCCCCAACGGCAGCGCCCCTAGACGCAGCGGGCCGAATTGGACGCGGCGCAGACGCATCACGGGGTGGCCGAGGGCCTTGCAGTAGCGCTTCACCTCGCGGTAGCGCCCTTCCTTGAACGTCACGCTGAGCCACGTGCTCCCTCTCCCGTGCTTCAGGATCCGCACCGCCGAGGGCAGCGCGGGACCGTCCGGCAGGAGCACGCCGCGCCGCCACCGCTCGAGGTCGCCCGGCCCGACGTGGCGCTCCACCTCGACCTCGTAGACGCGGGGGATCTCGTAGCGCGGATGCAGGAGCCGGTTGGTCAGCTCGCCGTCGTTCGTGAGGAGCAGGAGGCCCTCGGCGTCGTAGTCGAGCCGCCCGACGGGAAAGAGCCTGGGCGTCTCTCGGGGCAGGAGATCCGTCACGACCGGGCGGCCTTCGGGGTCGTGGAGGCTCGTGACGTAGCCGCGCGGCTTGTGGAGCAGCACGTATGCGTGCGCCTCGCGCGCGCCGACGGGGCGGCCGTCGAGGGCGATGACGTCGGTCGCGGGGTCCGCTTGGGCGCCGGGCTCGAGCCGCACCGTTCCGTTGACGGTGACGCGGCCGGCCTCGAGAAGCGCCTCAGCCCCGCGGCGTGACGCCAGCCCCGCCTGGGCCAGGATCTTGCTGAGCCGCATCGGTGGCAGGAGAGCTCTCCACGGCGTCGCCGGATCCCGCCGCCCCCGCGGCGTCTGGCGGGGTCTCCGGGATCACGAGGTCGCCCTCGACCTTGGGCAGGTCGGCCAGGTCTCTCAAGCCGAAGGCGACAAGGAAGTCGCGCGTCGTCTCGTAGAGGAACGGCCTGCCGGGCGAGTCCTTCCGCCCGGCGATGCGGACCATGCGGCGGTCGAGGAGGTTGTCGAGGACCGCTTCAGAGTTGACGCCCCTGACGGCGTCGATGTCGGGACGGGATGCCGGCTGGCGGTAGGCGATGATGGCGAGGGTTTCCAGCGACGAGCGCGACAATCGGGAGCGCGTCCGGCTGCGGGCCAGCTTCACGAGCCAGGGCGCGACCTCGGGCCGCGTCACCAGGCGGTAGCCGCCGCCCACTTCGATGATCTGGAGCGCCCTGCCCTGCCCGTCGAGCCGCTCCGTGAGCACGCTCACCAGCTCGCGCGCCTGGCCCGCGGAAGGAAGGTCGAGCACCTCCTGGATGCGCTCGGCCTCGACCGGAGCCTCGGAGGCGAAGAGCAGCGCTTCGAGGACGTCTATGGGTTGAGTCATGCGTGGGGGTTCAGTCATGGTTGGGCTCAGTCATGCGCGGTCTCTCCAGGGGTTGGAGCGTCAGTGGGCGGGACGTCCGAGGCGGCATCGGTCGGGGACGCCGACTCGATGACGATCTCGCCGAACAGTTCCGCCTGGTGGGCGCGCGCCTGCCCGAGCCTCACGAGCTCGAGCAGGGCAAGGAGCGTCACGATCCACTCGGCGCGGACGCGCTCTTGCCCGGCGACGGACGAGAAGAGGATGGACCACGTGTGCCGCAGCAGCTCGATGACCTCGCCCATGCGCTCGAGGACCGAGAGCGGGTTCGGCTCGATCTGGCGCGGCGTCTGGCGCTTCTGCTCCTCGATGAGCCGCGTGATGGCCCTCTGCAGGAGATGAACCGAGAGGTCCTCCAGCGGGACGTCCTCGGGTGGCGGCAGCTCGCCGACGGTGCGGCCGTAGAGCAGCGCCTGCTCCGCCTCGCGTAGGCCGAGCCAGGCGCCGAACTCCTTGACGCGCGCGTACTCGCGCAGCCGCTCGGCCAGCTCCTGGCGCAGGAGCTCGCCCTCCTCGTCGAGGCTGTCCGGCGGCGCCTCGGGATCGACCGGCAGCAAGAGCTTGGACTTGAGGTAGATCAGGGTGGCGGCCATGACCATGAAGGCGCCTGCGGTGTCGAGGTCCTGGAACTGCACCGACTCGAGATGCGCTAGGTACTGCTCGGTGATGGTGCGGATGGGCAGGTTGGCGAGGTCGACCTCGCTGGTCCTGCAGAGGTGAAGCAAGAGGTCCAGCGGGCCGACGAAGGACTCCACCCTGACGGTCAGGCCCTGCGGCTCCGTTTCCGTATCCGCAGTCATCCGGTAACGGGGGCCCAGAAATGGCCCCCGTACTCCCCCAGTAACGGGAACCAGAAATGGCCCCCGTACTCCCCCAGTAACGGGAACCAGAAATGGCCCCCGTACTCCCCCATGTTCGCAATCATTTCGGCTCCAGGTTGATCACGGAGCGGACTTCGTCCATGGTCTTCTTCGCGAACTCACGCGCCTTCTTCGAACCCTCGTGGAGGATCTCCACGATCTCGCGCGGCTTGGCCGCGAAGCGCTCGCGCCGCTCGCGAATCCCGGCGAGCGGCGGCACCATGTGGGTGAGCAGCACCGCCTTGCAGTCGAGGCAGCCGATGCCCGCCGTCCGGCAGCCGGTCGCGCAGGCTTCGCGCGGCTCCTCGGGAGTGAAGATCTTGTGGAGGTCGAAGACCGGGCAGAGGTGCGGGTTGCCCGGGTCACTCCGCCGCTTCCGGGCGGGATCCGTGATCATCGGCTTGACCTTGGCCGTGATCTCCTCGGGGGTGTCCGACAATAGGATCGCGTTGCCGAGCGACTTCGACATCTTGCGGCCGTCAGTCCCCGGCACCTTCGGAATCTGGGTCAGCTTGACCCCGGGCTCCGGGAAGACCGGCTTCCACGTGTTGTTGAAGCGCCGCGCCACCTCGCGCGTCAGCTCGACGTGCGGCACCTGGTCGATGCCGACCGGCACCCACTGCGGCTTGTACATGAGGATGTCCGCCGCCTGGAGCAGCGGGTACCCCAGGAGCCCGTACGAGGGCGACTCGAGCCCCAGCTGCTCCACCATCTCCTTGTAGGTGGGGACGCGCTCGAGCCAGCCGACCGGCGTCACCATGGAGAAGAGGAGATGGAGCTCCGCGTGCTCGGGCACCAGCGACTGGATGAAGAGCGTGCTCCGCTCCGGGTCGAGACCCGCGCCGAGCCAGTCCGCCAACATCTCGATCGTGCTCTCCGGCGCCTGGCCGCTGTTCTCCGCGTCCGTCGTGAGCGCGTGCCAGCTCGCAACGAAGTAGAAGCAGTCGTACTCGTCCTGGAGCCGCACCCAGTTGTCGAGCGCGCCCAGGTAGTTGCCGAGATGGAGCTTGCCCGTCGGGCGCATGCCGGAGAGCACCCGCTGCTTGGAGGTCATGACGCTCCCGGATCTCCCTGTCCCGAGCCCCGGTGCGCTTCCCAGGCCTTGGCCATGCGGAGGAACACGTAATTGGCGTAGAGCACGGCGAGCACGAAGCCGCGCCAGCCGTCGAGGAAGCCTAACCTCAGGACGTACATGGAGAGGAATCGCCCGAGCGGGCGGAGCGCCAAGTCGGCGAGCCCCGCCCGTCCGCCGCGGCTGACAATCTCCTGGGCCGCAAGCGTGGAGTACCGGTTCGAACGCGTGACGAAGTCCTCGAGTCCGCGGTACGAGTGATGCAGCATCGGCTCGACGAGGGCCTCGACGTGGCCCTCGACCACGACCGATTCGTGCACCGCGCTGTCCACAAAGCGGCCGGCGTCCCGGCTGAAGAGGCGCAGCTGGTAGTCCGGAAAGAGCCCGCCGTGGCGCACCCAGGCGCCCCAAAAAACATTCTTCCGTGGGATCGAGTAGCCGTCGGCCGGGCCGTTCGCGCGCACGATGCGGCCGATCCGCTCCCGGAGCTCGGGGGTGACGCGCTCGTCGGCGTCCAGCGACAGCACCCACTCGCCGGTCGCCTGTTCGAGCGCGAAGTTCTTCTGCGCGGCGAAGCCTGCCCACGGCCGCACCCAGATCTTGTCCGTGAACTCGCGCGCGACCTGGACGGTCTTGTCGGTGGACTCGGCGTCGATCACGATGATCTCGTCCGCCCAAGCGGCGCTCTCGAGGCAGGCGCGCAGCCGCTCCTCCTCGTTCCAGGCGATGATCGTGACGCTCAGCCGGTTCACTCCGCACCCTCGAGCATGCCTCGCGCGGCCTCGAAGACTCCCGCGACCTCGAGTCCGGCCATGGTGCCGTCTGGACTCTGCAGTCCCCGACAGCGCGCCCCGTAGGGGCCGTTTCGCTCGGCGAGGGACGGCCCGTAGAGCCCGAGAGACGGCGTCCCGAGCGCCGCCGCCAGGTGAAGCGGCCCCGTGTCATTGGCGATCATCAGCCGGCACCGCTTCAAGAGGGCCGCGAGCTCACCGAGGTCCGTGGGCGGAGCGAGGATTGCGCTGAGCCCCGGCAGCGCCAAGGAGATCTCGCGCGCCATGTGCGCCTCGTCGGGGCCCCAGAGCAGCAGGAGACGCGCGCCCGCTTCAGTGGCCAGCCGCTCGGCCAAGGCGCCGAAGCGCGCCACAGACCACCGCTTCTGTGGATGGCCCGCGCCCGGGTTGATCGCGACCAGCCGGTCACCGAGCTTGACACCCTCCTTGACGAGGAGCTCCCCGATCCGACGCTCCGACGCCGCGGGCACGGGCACGTGGAACTCCGCGGGCCCCGGCGTGATACCGAGCGGGGCGAGGAGCGCCAGGTACTGCTCGACGACGTGGCGCGCCGAGTCGGGGGGCGTCACGTGACGGTTGGTGAAGAGCGCGTTCCAGCGCTCGCGGCACCGGCCCGCGCTGAAGCCTATCCGCACGGGCGCCCCTGTGTAGGCGGTCAAGAGCCCGCTCTTCAGCAGGCCCTGGAGGTCTATGGCCACGTCGAAGGAGGCGCGCCGGATCCTCTCTCGGAGCCGCCCGACCTTGCCCAGTACCTGGCGGGCTCCCGCCGGGCGCCAGATGAGCCGGCGCCACAGACGCGTGTCCACCGGCACCACCGCGTCGAGATCGGGGTGGTCGCGGAGGATCGCGTACTCGCGCGCCTCGACCACCCACGTCAGGTGCGCGGAGGGGAGCGCGCGCCTGAGCGCGTGCGCGACCGGGAGGGCGTGGACCACATCACCCAGCGAGGACAGCTTGATGATCGCGATACGCGGGCTGCGCGACGTCATCGCCCCGCCCCGGGCTTCTCTCCGGATCTCTCCCCGGATCTCTCCCCGAATCTCTCCACGATGAGCCGGATGAGGTCGCGCGTGGCGTGGCTCTTCGGATCCCCCGCGATGGCGACGCACCCTCCGGCCGAAAGGACCGCGCTCCGTTCCGGCACGGACTCCGCCGTGTAGTCGGTGCCCTTGGCGTGCACGTCGGGCCGGAGTCTCGCGACGAGGGCATCGGCGGTGTCGTCCTCGAAGATGACCACGCCGTCCACGGACGCCAGCGCGCCGACGATCTCCGCGCGCTCGGTGGCCGTCATGATGGGCCGCCCCGGCCCCTTGAGCCGGCGCACGGAGGTGTCCCCGTTGACCCCGACCAGGAGGGCATCGCCGAGCGCGCGGGCCTCGCTGAGGTAGCGCACGTGGCCGACGTGGAGGAGATCGAAGCAGCCGTTGGCCAGGACCAGCCGCTTGCCCTGGCGCCGCCAGCCCTCGGCAAGACGGGCCGCCTCGTCAACGCCGAGCAGCGGC encodes the following:
- the aroA gene encoding 3-phosphoshikimate 1-carboxyvinyltransferase — encoded protein: MRIRVRAPKRLSGTVQVPGDKSISHRAALFGAIASGRTEITGYLEGEDCLNTLKAVRALGVLVTRKGPGHYLVDGAGLFGLREPEQVIDLGNSGTAVRLLMGVLAGQPFWTFLTGDDSLRRRPMRRVGLPLTRMGATVVGREDGSRLPLGVRGARPLKAIAFDSPVASAQVKTALLLAGLWADGAVTVTEPVRSRDHTERMLTGFGARLSVDGTTVTLTPGAELRGQGVAVPGDISSAAFLLVAGTIARGAEITVTGVGVNPTRAGLLDALESMGAPVGRSHAALAAGEPVADLTTRSATLRGALVGGPMIPRLIDEVPVLAVAACMAEGRTRITDAAELRVKESDRIRSIATELGTLGAHITEAPDGLEIEGGARLRGATVQSGGDHRMAMALVVAGLVAEGETIVEDTGCIGTSYPGFVETVNALAGAPCVEELP
- the sppA gene encoding signal peptide peptidase SppA encodes the protein MTSRGRVALVAIGVGVGILVLFLGTIWVLMATVSEDGLPTGGAKVGVVEIEGIIVDGTAAVRELREHAENPSIKAVVLRVNSPGGVVAPTQEIFAAIQRARKAGKPVVATLGAVAASGGYYVAAAADRIYANPGTLTGSIGVVMQMANIEGLLKKVGVEYVVVKAGAYKDVGNFARTMSPEERKMLQALLDDVYSQFVDAVAEGRGLERKEVLAFAEGRIYSGQQALALKMVDEMGGFEDAVEAAGKLANIPGRPKLVYPRKKFSFKDLLENRLGLPGAGPLLPALTGIRTPLYLMQ
- a CDS encoding lysophospholipid acyltransferase family protein, whose translation is MLYGILKPLVVFVMRAWFGLRVRGAEHVPSSGPALIVSNHQSILDPPLIGGATRRRIYFLAKAELFRIPVFGWLLRALHARPVRREGSDPRALRTAALLLEEGKALLVFPEGTRSLDGRLGEGKPGVGMLAVTSGAPVVPAYVSGTLEALPKGATWPRRSQVSVSFGPAIHFKAQIGAGRKERYREAAEEMMRGIAQLRDQQQR
- the cmk gene encoding (d)CMP kinase — its product is MTCRRDPVITIDGPAGAGKSTTAREVARRLGFRLVDTGALYRALAWALMQAGVAPEDEQGVGALLARTTVELADSSTGGRVLVNGRDVTAEIRTPEIALTTSRLTVLRAVRDKMTPLQRGLAAAGGVVLEGRDTGSVVCPDAEVKVYLDADLAERARRRRDELATRGLPADYESVKAEVALRDRQDMERELAPLRKPAGAVTVDSTALSPEAVVQRILEAVEQARCCTGS
- a CDS encoding 30S ribosomal protein S1, coding for METENRKAKVLEGAQEEVAEAPEESMEDWFNRGVGDIEEGEVVRGRVVEVRDSEVLVDIGYKSEGTIAMEEFRHAGTLPKVGDEIEVYLESKEDSEGLIVLSKDKADKIKVWDAISKSHDSGTPVEGKVIEVVKGGLSVDVGVRAFLPGSQVDLRPVKNLASMLGQMIRAKVIKLNRRRGNVVLSRRAVLEEEREEKRKHTLSVLSEGMVLTGAVKNITDYGAFIDLGGIDGLLHVTDMSWGRVGHPSEIFQIGDQVEVVVLHFDRETGRVSLGYKQKSSDPWAVVDERYPVGAKAQGRVVSLTNYGAFVELEPGVEGLVHVSEMSWTRRVRHPSKLVNVGDMVDVMVLDVNKATKRISLGMKQVEADPWATIEERYKPGERVEGKVRNLTDFGAFVELEPGVDGLLHISDMSWTRNIGHPSEILKKGQSVDTQVLNVDRDNKRISLGLKQIQPDPWESVSQRYPMGSRVTGKIVRLTDFGAFVELEPGVDGLLHISQMSSRPIASPSDLVNVGDELTLMVIRVDPNERRIGLSLKDLAAAILEEPSQADTRGRGKGRKRRGGEDLDEDEE